In a genomic window of Muntiacus reevesi chromosome 1, mMunRee1.1, whole genome shotgun sequence:
- the SLC2A1 gene encoding solute carrier family 2, facilitated glucose transporter member 1, with amino-acid sequence MEPTSKKLTGRLMLAVGGAVLGSLQFGYNTGVINAPQKVIEEFYNQTWIQRYGDPIPPTTLTTLWSLSVAIFSVGGMIGSFSVGLFVNRFGRRNSMLMMNLLAFVSAVLMGFSKLGKSFEMLILGRFIIGVYCGLTTGFVPMYVGEVSPTELRGALGTLHQLGIVVGILIAQVFGLDSIMGNQDLWPLLLSVIFIPALLQCVLLPFCPESPRFLLINRNEENRAKSVLKKLRGTADVTRDLQEMKEESRQMMREKKVTILELFRSAAYRQPILIAVVLQLSQQLSGINAVFYYSTSIFKKAGVQQPVYATIGSGIVNTAFTVVSLFVVERAGRRTLHLIGLAGMAGCAVLMTIALALLERLPWMSYLSIVAIFGFVAFFEVGPGPIPWFIVAELFSQGPRPAAIAVAGFSNWTSNFIVGMCFQYVQELCGPYVFIIFTVLLVLFFIFTYFKVPETKGRTFDEIASGFRQGGASQSDKTPEELFHPLGADSQV; translated from the exons ATGGAGCCCACCAGCAAG aaGCTGACGGGCCGCCTTATGCTGGCCGTGGGAGGGGCAGTGCTCGGCTCCCTGCAGTTTGGCTACAACACTGGAGTCATCAATGCCCCCCAGAAG GTGATTGAAGAGTTCTACAACCAGACGTGGATCCAGCGCTATGGGgaccccatcccacccaccacGCTGACCACACTCTGGTCCCTGTCCGTGGCCATCTTCTCAGTGGGAGGCATGATTGGTTCCTTCTCCGTGGGCCTTTTTGTTAACCGTTTTGGCCG gcGGAATTCAATGCTGATGATGAACCTGCTGGCCTTCGTGTCCGCTGTACTTATGGGTTTCTCAAAACTGGGCAAGTCCTTTGAGATGCTGATCCTGGGTCGCTTCATCATTGGTGTGTACTGCGGCCTGACCACTGGCTTTGTGCCCATGTACGTGGGGGAGGTGTCCCCCACTGAGCTCCGAGGGGCCCTGGGCACACTGCACCAGCTGGGCATCGTCGTCGGCATCCTCATCGCCCAG GTGTTCGGCCTGGACTCCATCATGGGCAACCAGGATCTGTGGCCCCTGCTGCTGAGCGTCATCTTCATCCCGGCCCTGCTGCAGTGCGTCCTGCTGCCCTTCTGTCCCGAGAGCCCCCGCTTCCTGCTCATTAACCGCAACGAGGAGAACCGGGCCAAGAGCG tgctgaagaagctgCGTGGGACCGCGGATGTGACCCGCGAtctgcaggagatgaaggaggagaGCCGGCAGATGATGCGGGAGAAGAAGGTCACCATCCTGGAACTGTTCCGCTCGGCAGCCTACCGCCAGCCCATCCTCATTGCCGTGGTGCTGCAGCTGTCCCAGCAGCTGTCCGGCATCAACGCT GTTTTCTATTACTCCACAAGCATCTTCAAGAAGGCGGGGGTGCAGCAGCCCGTGTATGCCACCATCGGCTCCGGCATCGTCAACACAGCCTTCACTGTCGTGTCG CTATTTGTGGTGGAACGAGCCGGCCGGCGGACCCTGCATCTCATCGGCCTGGCTGGCATGGCAGGCTGCGCAGTGCTCATGACCATCGCGCTGGCGCTGCTG GAGCGGCTGCCCTGGATGTCCTACCTGAGCATTGTGGCCATCTTTGGCTTTGTGGCCTTTTTCGAAGTGGGCCCAGGCCCCATCCCGTGGTTCATTGTGGCTGAACTCTTCAGCCAGGGCCCTCGTCCTGCTGCCATTGCCGTCGCCGGCTTCTCCAACTGGACCTCGAATTTCATTGTGGGCATGTGCTTCCAGTATGTGCAG GAACTGTGCGGACCCTACGTCTTCATCATCTTCACCGTGCTCCTGGTTCTGTTCTTCATCTTCACCTACTTCAAAGTTCCCGAGACAAAAGGCCGGACCTTCGATGAGATTGCTTCCGGCTTCCGGCAGGGAGGAGCAAGCCAAAGTGACAAGACACCTGAGGAGCTGTTCCACCCCCTGGGAGCTGATTCCCAAGTGTGA